From one Pagrus major chromosome 21, Pma_NU_1.0 genomic stretch:
- the LOC141017438 gene encoding proenkephalin-A-like, whose translation MAAAAHSSCVWMLVLGMCVSLVVGTDCRKECALCVYRLLGQQSGFSSLTCSLECEGGLDSQKLRLCQDLLLEEENHNPLTADSRQQQEQEAAGGIMADNNDATSPEHQLAKKYGGFMKRYGGFMSRRSSSPEGALEDPGNQDEEENARLEILKILNAVSEHGGEGDGQGSEAVKRYGGFMRRAEEGVVQGDLLEAVLGRGLKKRYGGFMRRVGRPEWLVDSSKSGGVLKRAWENGSELQKRYGGFMD comes from the exons ATGGCTGCCGCTGCACACAGCAGCTGCGTGTGGATGTTGGTTCTGGGCATGTGTGTGTCGCTGGTTGTTGGAACAGACTGCAGAAAGGagtgtgcactgtgtgtgtacCGTCTGCTGGGACAGCAGTCTGGTTTCTCCtccctg ACATGCTCACTTGAGTGTGAGGGTGGTTTGGACAGCCAGAAGCTGCGCCTGTGCCAGGACTTACTattggaggaggagaaccaCAATCCTCTGACTGCTGACTCCCGTCAACAACAAGAACAGGAAGCGGCGGGTGGAATCATGGCCGATAATAACGACGCAACATCTCCAGAACACCAGCTGGCCAAGAAGTACGGCGGCTTTATGAAGCGCTATGGTGGTTTCATGTCTCGCCGTTCCTCTTCTCCAGAGGGAGCACTTGAGGATCCTGGGAACCAGGACGAGGAAGAAAATGCTCGTCTGGAGATCCTAAAGATTCTCAATGCAGTGTCCGAGCATGGCGGTGAGGGGGATGGTCAGGGAAGTGAGGCAGTTAAGAGGTATGGAGGCTTCATGCGTCGGGCTGAAGAAGGGGTGGTGCAGGGTGACCTGTTGGAAGCAGTGTTAGGGCGTGGGCTCAAGAAGCGCTACGGTGGCTTCATGAGGCGTGTGGGCCGGCCTGAGTGGTTGGTGGACAGCAGCAAGAGTGGGGGGGTTTTGAAACGGGCTTGGGAGAATGGCAGTGAGCTACAGAAGAGGTACGGGGGGTTCATGGACTAG